DNA from Candidatus Binatia bacterium:
GATCGTTGATGGCGCTTCCATAAAGCACGACGTCAATCTCGCCACACGCGTTTGCGTGATTGGATCGGGCGCCGGGGGTGCGGTCGTCGCCAAGGAGCTTGCCGAAGCCGGGATCGAAGTCGTGCTGTTGGAGGAGGGGGGATTCTACACCGGGAAAGACTTTTCCGGCGATCCGCGCCAAATGATCGACCGCTTGTACCGCAATCGGGGGCTGACTGGCACCATGGGCAGGGTGACCATTCCCATCCCGCTGGGAAAATGCGTTGGCGGTACCACCGTGATCAACTCCGGGAGTTGCTACCGTGCCCCGGACTACGTGCTGGATTCCTGGCGGCGCGATTGCGGTGTCGAGCAGATCGAAGAGCCGTCCTTGCGGCCCTACTTCGAAAAGGTCGAGCGCGAGCTGAACGTCGAGCCGGTACCGGACGCCACCTACGGCAAGAACAGTCAGTTCTTCGAACGCGGCGCCAAGGCCCTCGGGTTTGCCGGCGCCCGCATTCCGCGCAACGAACGCGGCTGTATGGGTACGGGCGTGTGCGCCCTGGGCTGCCCGCAGGATGCCAAACAGGCGATGCATGTGGGGTATGTTCCACGGGCGCTGGCAGCCGGAGCGCACCTCTACAGCCGCTGCCGTGCTGACCGGATCTTGACCAACAACGGCCGCGCCTTTGGAGTTATGGGGAGCTGCCTCGATGGCAACGACCGCAGTACGGGTCACCAGATCCGGGTGCTAGCTGACCGGGTCGTCGTCGCCTGCGGTGCCCTGCTGACGCCGGCGCTCCTGCAGCGCAGTGGCGTGCCGGACGGTTCCGGTTGGTTGGGGCGCAATCTACACATTCATCCGGCGGCCCGCGTCGTTGCCCTGTACGACGAGGAGGTCCGAGGCTGGGAAGAAGTTCCGCAGGCCTTCAACGTGCATGAATTCACCCGCGAGGGCATCTTCATCCAAGGGCAGTTTGTTCCGCCGGCGCTGGCAGCAGCGGTACTGCCAGGCGTCGGGCAGGCGCATAAGAGCTTGATGGCGAACTTTGCGCGGCTCGGCTCCTTTGGGGCGCTCATCTCCGATGTTTCGGAAGGCCGGGTGCGCGCCCGCGGCTCGGGACACGGGTGGCCGTTGGTTACCTACCGCATGCGCTCCGAGGATGTGCGAAAGCTCACCCGTGCAGTGAGCCTCACCGCACAGATGTTCTTTGCCGGCGGCGCACGCGAAGTGTACTCGGCGGTATACACAAAACCGGTTTTACGTGACCCAGGTGACGCCCGCGCCCTCGAAGCCGAGCGGTTGCGGCCACAAGACATCGACATGATGGCCTTCCACCCGCAGGGCACCTGTCGCATGGGCGAGGATCCTCGGCGCGCGGTCACCGACTCCTTCGGCGAGTATCACGGCGTGCGCCATCTCTACGTCGGCGACGCCAGCCTCTTTCCGTCGTCCTGCAAAGTCAATCCACAGATCACGATCATGGCTCTGGCCGCGCGTATCGCCGCGCACATCGCCAGCGGCCTGTGAAAACGAACCAGGATCGCCGCCCGCGTCTCGGATCGCCTGACGAAGGGCTACGCGCTCTGCCGGCTGCGTAGCTCGTGTTCCAGCGTCATCAACAAATTCCCGGTGTGCGGATCCTGCTTGCGTTTGTCTTCCACTGCACGCACCGCGTGCATCACGGTGGAATGATCGCGACCGCCGAATTTCTCGGCAATGCTCGGAAATGACACTTCTGCCAACGTCCGGCTGAGATACATGGCAATCTGGCGGGCGAAGGTGACGGGGCGGTCGCGGCGGTGCGACTTCAGGTCGTTGACCGAGACGCGAAAATGCTGGCTCACCTTCTCTTGAATGGCTTCAACCGACAATAGGC
Protein-coding regions in this window:
- a CDS encoding GMC family oxidoreductase, with the protein product MIVDGASIKHDVNLATRVCVIGSGAGGAVVAKELAEAGIEVVLLEEGGFYTGKDFSGDPRQMIDRLYRNRGLTGTMGRVTIPIPLGKCVGGTTVINSGSCYRAPDYVLDSWRRDCGVEQIEEPSLRPYFEKVERELNVEPVPDATYGKNSQFFERGAKALGFAGARIPRNERGCMGTGVCALGCPQDAKQAMHVGYVPRALAAGAHLYSRCRADRILTNNGRAFGVMGSCLDGNDRSTGHQIRVLADRVVVACGALLTPALLQRSGVPDGSGWLGRNLHIHPAARVVALYDEEVRGWEEVPQAFNVHEFTREGIFIQGQFVPPALAAAVLPGVGQAHKSLMANFARLGSFGALISDVSEGRVRARGSGHGWPLVTYRMRSEDVRKLTRAVSLTAQMFFAGGAREVYSAVYTKPVLRDPGDARALEAERLRPQDIDMMAFHPQGTCRMGEDPRRAVTDSFGEYHGVRHLYVGDASLFPSSCKVNPQITIMALAARIAAHIASGL